The Sinomicrobium kalidii region TACTTTTTCGTTACCTGGAGGAAAAAGGGATTTCTGCGTACAAAGATGAGTTTTACAACCTGTTTTCGGCAATAGTAAAACCCAATATAAGGGAAAACCGGGAACTGTCGGAAAAGGCCCTGAAGGATGAGCTCAACGGTATTTATACGACTAAGGGAATGGTAGACAGGGGCGAGCGCATTATCCTCAACGGCGAAGTAGTGGAAGGTGAAAAATTTGAGGTGTTGCGTTCTTTCCAGAAGGAATACGAATCGCATTTGTGGAAAGGCACCAATTATTACTGGATTGTTTTCGGGTATACCATTCTGGTGGCCCTGGCATTTGTAATGTTGTTCCTTTTTCTCTGGAAGTACAGGCCTCAGATTTTACAGGACAATACCAAGGTGACCTTTATTTTTGTCAATATTGTTGTGATGATATTTATCACTACGATAGCGGTAAAATATGACGGAGCGTATGTTTATGTGGTGCCATTGTGTATCCTTCCCATTATACTGAAAGCATTTTTTGACCCCAGGCTGGGACTTTTTGTGCATGTACTCACTGTTTTGCTTCTCGGTTTTATTGTTCCCAATAGCTTTGAATATGTCTTTTTACAGGTCATTGCGGGGATCGTCACCATACTTACGGTATCGGAGTTGTATCGCCGGGCTAATCTTTTTGTTTCGGTGGGACAGATCACTTTGGTATACATGATCACGTACTTTGCCTTTACTGTGATACACGAAGGTAATTTGCGGAATATCATCTGGCTCAATTTCGGCCTGTTTATCCTCAACGGACTGGCCACGTTGTTTGCCCAGCCATTGATTTATGTCTATGAAAAATTGTTCGGACTGGTTTCCGATGTTTCACTGTTGGAGTTGTCCGATACCAATTCCAAGCTACTCAAAGAACTTTCGGATAAGGCACCCGGAACATTTCACCATTCGCTGCAGGTAGCCAATTTGGCTGAAGCTGCGGCAAATGAGGTCAGGGGCAATGCCATGCTGGTAAGGGTAGGGGCTTTGTATCACGATATCGGAAAGATGAACAATGCGGTCTACTTTACGGAAAACCAGACCACGAGAGTGAATCCGCACGATGAGATAAGTCCGGCAGAAAGTGCGCAGATCATCATCAATCATGTACTTGACGGCATAGAGCTGGCCAGGAAAAACAACCTTCCTGACCGTGTTATAGATTTTATCCGTACCCATCATGGAACCTCCGCGGTATATTATTTTTATAAAAAACAACTGGAACATGATGAAAACACCAGGATAGAGGACTACAGGTATCCGGGACCGATACCTTTTTCCAAGGAAACGGCAATAGTGATGATGTCTGATGCCGTTGAGGCCGCGTCGAAAAGCCTGAAGAACCCTACTTATACGATTATAAATGAATTTGTAGAGAAAATTGTAGACAAACAGATAGAAGACGGGCAGTTTCTCAATGCTAATATTACCTTTAAAGAAATAGAAAGTGTAAAAAAAATATTGAAACGCAAGTTGACGAACATTTATCATTTGCGGGTGGAATACCCGGAATAGTATATACGATTGATTTTTAAACGGGTATCGGATTTTTGTTGAAAGAGTACAAAAAAGTAGGTAAAATAGTTGCGTTCTATATGGCGAACCACTACATTTGCATCCGCAATTTAAGAATGAAACGTTCATAAAGATTAACGGAGAGGTGGCAGAGTGGTAATGCAGCAGCCTGCTAAGCTGTCAACGCGAAAGTGTTGCCTGGGTTCGAATCCCAGTCTCTCCGCTGTTATTTTCGGGGTGTAGCGTAGCCCGGTTATCGCGCCTGCTTTGGGAGCAGGAGGTCGCAGGTTCGAATCCTGCCACCCCGACATTTTAGGGTTTATTACAAACCAATTAAAATTTAAGCAAATGGAAATCAGTAAATTATATTTTTACGGTTTCCATTTGTTTTGTTTTGAGCCTATATTTCAAGGTGTCCTAATCGGTGTCCTATTTTTACAAGACAGAAATTTTGTAAATTAAAGGCTCAAAGCCGCATTTGACTTTCACGGCGATTTGGCTTTCGTTTTAACTGATTTTCTAATCAAAAACGAAAGTGATGCAAACTTCAACAACTTTTAGTATTCATTTTTGGCTGAAAAAGACAGCGAAAAGAAAAAACGATCAGATTCCTGTTTATGCAAGGATTACAGTAGATGGTAAGCGAGCTGATATAAGCATAAAAAGAGCTGTTGCCGCTAAATATTGGGTTACTTCTACCGGTAGAGTTAACCCGCATGTTTCAGGAGCAAAGCACATCAACCAATACCTGGATGACGTGCATGCCCGAATAATAGAAGCTCATAGGCAACTACATTCCGAAGGCAAGCCGATTACTGCGCTTTCCATTAAACTTCGTTACCTGGGCAAAGATCGTCCTGTGACTACATTAGCAGGCTTGATAAAATATCACAGGTTAAATGAAATTGATAATCTGGAAGACGGCACAGCGAAGAATTATAATGCTACTGAACAATATTTATACAATTTTATGCAATGGAAATTTAAGGAAAAGGATATTAAGTTGGCTCTCATTAATTATACATTGATCACGGAATTTGAAAATTACTTACCAAAATACCCCCTGAAGCCTTCTCAACCATTGAATAACAATGGTGTGATGAAGCATATGGAACGTTTCCAAAAACTCGTCGGCCTGGCGTTTAAACATGGGTGGATAGGACAAAACCCTTTTTTACCCTATACGTTGAAATATGATGATTTTGATAATGATTTTCTGGAAGATCATGAAATTGAACGACTAAAAAACCACATCTTTCAGGATAAGGGGTTGGAGTTAGTGCGTGACGTTTTCATTTTTTCCTGCTATACGGGTTTATGTTATATAGAGGTTAAACTTTTAAAAAAGGATAAGATAGTCACCGGCATTGATGGAGATCATTGGATCAATGTCAAAAGAAAGAAGACTAAGACCCCGGTAAAAGTCCCATTATTGGAACAGGCAAAAGAAATATTAGACAAATATGCGAATTACCCGGATATCTCCAATGATTATTCCCTGTTACCTGTATTTGCAAATCAGACCATCAATAAATATTTGAAAAGAATTGCTAAAGAGGCAGGCATAAACAAGCATTTGACCTTTCATGTGGCGCGACATACCTTTGCTACCACTATTACCTTGTTGAATAATGTCCCCATGGAAACTGTATCCAAACTTTTGGGACATACCAAACTTTCCACTACAAAGCGTTATGCCCGTGTACTTGAAAAGAAAATAAGCAAGGATTTTGCTCAATTAAGAACAGTACTCAAAGCTAATACCAAGGAAAAACCGGACTATGAATTAACAGCATACAATCATTTACAGATCGTAAAGTAGCCTATCAACATGATGTTGTAAGCAAAAAATGAGTAAAAAAGGGATGAATTCCCTATCAATTAAACAAGGATATAGAGAAGTGATCAAACTCGGGAAGAATTGACAAAAGCTTTTTAAGGGGTAGTTAATTAACTTTTAACTCTGCATTGGTTTTTCCACTATTTACGCCTATATTTGAATTATATTTTAAAGAATGATAAGACCTAATTTTTAAGTCTTTGGAATCCACATAATATTATGGCTGACAGTGTTTACATATCTTTAAATTTGACTTCTGACCAACTGGATTTCATGAAACTTCTAGATGAGTATGAAATAGACATCTTCCGGTTCGATGAAATTGAATCTCGTATCAATACGAAGTTTTCTAACCTTAATGAGGTATTGGAAAATCTGGTACATAAAGAATTACTGTCCAGAATAGAACGCGGCAAATTTTGTAAGGTGAATTTCCGGGATGAATATGTCATTGGGGCTTTCGTTGCAAATCAAGGAGCGGTAGCCTATTGGTCTGCTTTAAACCTGCATGGGCTTACAGAGCAATTCCCAAATACAGTGTTTATCCAAACACCGCATAAAAAGAAGGATAAAACAATCTTTGGGGTGGACTACAAGTTTATTAAGATAGCTGATAGAAAGCGGGCTGGAATAATAAAAGAAGGTTATGGTAATCACAGTTATGAACTTACAGATGTAGAAAAAACCATTGTGGACTGTTTTGATTTACCACAATATTCCGGGGGATATGCCGAACTGATCCGGGCTTTTGCTTCCGCAAAACTCTCAGGAAAAAAAATGATTACCTACTGCCAGGCCATTAATAACCAGGCGGCGACCAAACGCATGGGGTATCTGGCTGAGCTTCTGGACAAAAAGGGAATGAAAACATTTATCCGATTTGCCAAGGATCAGATTACGCAAACTTATAACCCTATAGACCCTTTGGGGCCGGACACAGGGAAGTACAACGCGGAATGGAAGCTAAAACTAAATATTACTGAATCTGAAATTATAAACATTACCAATAAACAGTATTGATGATACTTAAAAAGGAGGTGGAGAGAATTGCCGAACAAAAAGGAGTGGCAAAGACCACAATCGACAAGGATTGGGTATTAGGCCATTTTGTAGACGCCATATTTTCTATTCCCGAATGTCGGGATAAGCTTGTATTCAAGGGAGGGACCTGCCTTAAGAAATGTTATTTTAAAAATTACAGGTTTTCAGAAGACCTGGATTTTACAGCTATAGATCCCGATTTTGTCCTCAATAAAAAATTATTGGATAAGATTGTAAAGCTGGTAACCGAACGAACGGAAATCCCATTATACGTTCAGGAACTAAAGCAATTGAAGTTTAAGGACAGGCCAACTGGCTTTTCGGCGATAGTAAAATTCTGGGGAGCAGATCATCCCCGCAATCAGGCTCCCCCGGCTCCACAACGTTGGCAAACTTCTATTAAAATTGAGATCATCTTGTACGAAGCGATGATTTTTTCTCCGGAAAACCGGAAAGTATATCATGAGTATAGCGACGATCTCACAGAGGCAGCCATGTCCATACCCTGCTATACGGTTCAGGAAGTGTTGGCCGAAAAACTCAGGGCATTGATTCAACGGTCATACACGGCACCCCGGGATTTTTATGATATATGGTATTTGTCCCAAAATGTAGCAGGTCTTAATTGGCAGGAAATTGTAGCGGCCTTTCATCAAAAAATGAAATTCAAAGGCTTGGAATTCAATAGTATTGATCAAATGATCAACAATGAAAGTGACAAGCGGCTGCAAGCTGCCTGGAAGAATAGTCTGGGACACCAGATACCGGATAAGGATATAACCTACGAACTCGTAAAAAATGAAGTTGTTAAACTTTTAAATGATATACTTTAGAAAGCAGTGGTCACTTCCCCCTAAAATTGTGAAGTTTTACAATGAAGGACGGAACTTGCATCCGTATGCCACCGCTTTTTATTACGTGAGAATAAAAATTACTTTTTAATATAGGGACTTACAAACGCTTTTTTTACGATGGGCCCTCATTTCTATTGTATTCAAACGAGCACCAGTGGGATTTAATGGCACTTTTTATTCCTTTTCAATATTCTTCAATGCTTTTTTCAACAATTCTGGAGAAACTTCCTTCACTATCGTATATATCATTCCACGTTTGGTTTTACCATCTTCATCTATATAGTTTTGGTACTTTTTTGTACTCTTGACAAGCCCCTTTAATAACCCGGTAGTCCAAGCGATGGATGTCTGTTTGTTTAGAGGAGGAGGTAGAGTTTTGAGAATTTCGATATTCAAAAAATTACGCCCAACGGGATAGTCTTTTATCGCGCGGATCACATAGCTGGCCATGTTTTTAGCCCCTTTAAGTCCGACTGCATGTTCGGGCCTATTGTTTATATAATCTCTGATTCTGGGCACAGAAAGAACAATAGTCGTAAAACTACGAATTATAAACGAATGGAGCACCTGATGTAGGAAGAGAGAGCAGGGTCGGACGAGCCTATATCAGTCAGTATTTTACAATTTTATAGATGTTAAAAACTTATCTATATAGTATTGTTCTATTAATATTTGAGTCTTTTTTGCCATTATAATAAATGATTTTATTGGTCCAGTTCCCTCTATTGTCATAAACGTATTTGTATTCGTAAACTATTTTCTTTTCCAGTTCATCATTTTTAAATTGTTCTTCAGTCATTTTACTGACATTACCTTTCGAATCATATTCGTATCTATTGATGCGGGTAAAATTTAAATTTTTCTGAATATTTTTTTTTGATTTAATGGCAAAATTTGTCGATTGTGAGTTATTAAACTCAGAAATTATTCCTTCATTATTTTTATTATGATATAATACCCACTTATTCTCAAATAAGATGTTGTTGATAATTGAGCTTTTTTTTCTTTTTTTATTGGAAAAATCAAAATATTCAATCTCTTCTTGCCAATAATACCCGTGTAATGGATGTATTGTAATTTCCTTTTTCATCAATCCTTGATTATTGAAATGAAATTGCAATGTTGAATTTCCTTCTTTGAATTTGTAGTTCTTAATTATGCCATTAGGTGTTTTTTTTTGACTTTCAAATAACAAAGTATTAACTAGATGATCTTTTTTATTTACTGGAACAAAATAGTCTGCAGTGATTATTTTATTGTTTTCGTCATATTTAAGAATAATTTTATCTCTAAGCTCTTCATATTTATAAGTATATATGGCTTTAATATTTCCATTTTGGTTATAAACTATAGAATCAGTAAAAACAAATCCTTGTGCAAGCAAAAGTTGCCCTTTAGAATTAAATTGATATTCTTCGCTATTTGTATTTACCGAAATTATCTCATTATCCCCTATTAAATCAGCTACATGCTTAATCCTTGCGGATTGAGAGTAAATATGTTCTAAGAAAATATTGCTTAGAATCAGTACTATTATTTTTAATTTCATTTGAATTCTTTAATTACAGCCAACTCATAAATATACACAATACTACAACCTATTTCCTGTTTTTCCAAAACTTATATTTACACCAATACACCTTTAAAATATAGTATATTATAGACAATATGATGGCACGTATTTTGTATTGCCACAATTGAAAATATTTTACTTTCTTTTGCAGAAAACAATGTAAAACACGAACAAATAGATGTTGAAAAACTCCGCAGCTATATTCCCTACTGCATCAATGAACTAAAACTATCCGAAAACCTTATCCATAGCCGGCTCAACACCTTGAAATTTTATAAAGAATACCTGTTTGAGGGGCGATATGGCGAACAGTATTCCGTAAGAAGCGTACAACAGGTGTTCAAAAAGGCCATGTGCCATGCCGGTATCAACAAGAGAGATGGCATACACAAACTACGCCACAGCTATGCTACTCTCTTAATTTAGCAAGGAACAGACATCCGTTTTGTGCAGGAACTACTCGGACGCAAGGATATAAAATCACGATCTATTAGCAAGCCGAATACGGCCATACAAAGCAAATAGCGGTCGCTACGCCAGTGCGGCTTCCCATTCTTAAATTCATCCCAGAGCTGTAATTCATATACGATATGCAGGGAGAGGACGATTTAAGGGCATTGGCCAAGATCGTGGCGTTTATGCGGGCAGTAAGTATTATAGTAGTACTGATGCACCTGTACTGGTATTGTTTCGGGTTCTTTCTGGAACAGGGCTGGACATTGGAAACCGTCAACAAAATATTGAGAAACTTCCAGTGCATAGCTGGACTGTTTTCCCATACACTATATACCAAAACATTTGCTATCTTACTGTTGGCGCTAAGTTGTCTCGGCATCAAGGGCGTGAAGAATGAGAAGATCACCTGGTCGAAAATATACACTGCGCTGGCGGTCGGTTTTGTGCTTTTCTTCCTGAACACTCCCTTGTTAAAACTCCCCATGAATACCGCTACCTTCCTTTATAGTCTTACAATCGGGTTAGGTTATATCGCTCTGTTGATGGCAGGCGTGTGGATGAGCCGATTGCTGAAAAATAATCTTATGGATGATGTATTCAATACGGATAACGAAAGTTTCATGCAGGAAACCAAATTGATGCGGAACGAATATTCGGTAAACCTTCCCACCAGGTTTCAATACGGGAAAAAGAACACGACGGCTGGATCAACGTTGTCAACCCTTTCCGTGCCACTATTGTGTTGGGAACGCCCGGATCGGGTAAGAGCTACGCCATCATCAATAATTACATCAAACAGCACATCGAAGAGCCCTTTTCGATGTACAACTATGATTTTAAGTTCGATGACCTTTCCACTATTGCGTATAATCATCTGTTGCGACATGCCTGGAAATATGCGGTAAAACCGAAGTTTTACGTCATCAATTTTGATGATCCGAGACGGAGCCATCGCTGCAATCCGATCAATCCGAACTTCATGACGGATATCTCAGATGCTTATGAATCGGCTTATACCATCATGCTCAACCTGAACCGGTCGTGGATACAGAAGCAGGGCGATTTCTTTGTGGAAAGCCTGATCATCCTGCTGGCCGTTATTATTTGGTTCCTGAAAATCTACGAAGGCGGCAGGTACTGCACCTTTCCGCATGCCATTGAACTATTGAATAAGAAATATGCGGATGTATTCACGATTCTGACTTCCTATTCCGAACTCGAAAATTACTTATCACCTTTTATGGATGCCTGGCAGGGTGGAGCACAGGATCAGTTACAGGGACAGATCGCGTCTGCTAAAATTCCGTTGTCCAGGATGATCTCTCCTCAACTGTATTGGGCAATGACCGGGGATGATTTCACGCTTGACATCAACAACCTCAAAGAGCCAAAAATTCTTTGTATAGGTAATAATCCTGACGGGCAGAACATTTATTCAGCAGCACTTGGGTTATACAACTCCCGAATAGTAAAACTTATCAATAAAAAGGAGCGCTTAAAAAGTTCTGTTATTATTGATGAGTTACCTACCATTTATTTTCGCGGACTGGACAACCTGATAGCAACTGCCAGAAGCAATAAGGTGTCGGTTTGTCTGGGTTTCCAGGATTTCTCGCAACTGACCCGTGATTATGGCGATAAGGAAAGCAAGGTCATTCAGAATACCGTGGGCAATATTTTCAGCGGCCAGGTAGTAGGGGAGACTGCCAAAAACCTGTCGGAGCGGTTTGGAAAGGTGCTTCAGAAACGGCAGAGTATGACCATTAACCGCAACGACAAATCTACTTCTATCTCTACCCAGATGGACAGCCTTATACCTGCTTCCAAGATTTCAACACTTACACAGGGGATGTTTGTGGGAGCAGTAGCCGATAATTTCGATGAGCGAATCGAGCGGAAAATCTTCCATTCAGAGATCGTGGTGGACAACGATAAAGTGGCCGCTGAAGCCAAGGCTTACCAAAAGATACCGGAAATCCGGTCATTTACTGATGGAGTAGGGGGAAACAACATGAAACAGGAAATCGAAGCCAATTACCATCGGGTGAAAAAGGAGGTCGTCCGACTGGTCGGTAGTGAAATGGAACGGATCAAAAATGACCCGGATTTGCAACATCTGGTGCTGAAACCACCACCACCAACGCAAAAGCAGAAATCATGATGTAATGGCCCAATTATGTCCTTATTATTGACTTAAGTTTAAATAACGGAGTAACTAAATAAATTTCGTAAAAATAATAAATTCTTATTATAATAATGGGGTTACTAAAGCTCATCCCATCAAATTATTTATTGATAAAGAACTATACCTTGCTTGAAAACACAAATAAATGGTGTTAAAACTTAATGAATTATCTGTTCAAAAACAAATAACTGATTATCAGAATTTTACATTTTAAACGTATTTCTACGTAATAAAAATACGTCTAAAATACGTACTAATTTTTAACAAAATTTTCACTGTGTCTTGTATATTCGTAATGTATCGTGTAAGGATTACATATGTCATTAGGTGTGTTCTAATGAGTACCATAATTTAATTCATGAATTTGGTGCAGATGACCTATTTATTCAAAATTGTTATAGTTACGAAATATTATACCCCTAACCCTAATCCATAAACCATTTATTAATATTAAATTTAAAAATCATGAATTTTTTTACTTTACTAAAAATCAAAAAAGGAAGAAGGATATTCTTCAAAAAAGTAACTCAAGGAAGTTTTGTTTTGGTTTTATTGGCTCTTTTCACCTTTTCTAGTTGTCAAGAAGAGGAAGGGATTGGTGAAACTCCTGATTATTCCGGTGAAGATTTGTTTAGAGGAGTATATTTTTTGCAAGGAGAAGCTGCCCATAGGATAAAATCTTATGAAGATGCAATCTTGAAAATAAATGAGCTTGATAATGAAGCGCAAGCAACATTGAACGACTTTTATGATGATTTAATTCAGGAAATAAAAAAGATAGATCCGGGGTATTTTGATACTTTCAAAGAACAAATGACTTCGAATAATGTATATGCTATTGAACATCAATTAGAAGAAGGTCGAGAAATGTTAACAAAGGCAGGTCTCCAATCTGAGAAATACAAAAAAGTGTTTGAATATACGAGGAAGGTAAGTTCCGATATGAAACTTCAAAATATTGACTTTCGTAGTGAAAAGGGAATAAAAGAGATTAAAGGTTATGCAGAGAGTTATTTTAAAAGGGAATCAACAGATGTCCAAGCGGCATGTGTACCTGCAGCGGCAGTCTGTGTAGTTGTTGCATTAGCCGTATGGGAAGCAGCGGTAACAGTAAATGTTACCGCTGTAGGAACCGTTGCTGGTGCTATTTATGCAACGTTAGTATATAAAGCTTCAATTTATTGGGCAGAAGTGGCAAGCGCTCCTGCCATAACAAGAGAGGCTTTTGTTACAGAACTTGAGAATACTTTCTAGGTTTAATAGATACATGTATTAGAAGTGCTATGATTTGAATGAAAATGAGTGAATCATGGCACTTTTTGTTATGTTGGTAAGAATGTAGGATTTTTAAACTTTAATCTAAGAAACAAATAAATATTAATGAACAAAAATGATAATTATAAACTTTTTTCAATTGTTGTATTGATCTCATTATTGTCTATATTATCTTTTTATATAGCTATGGCCAATGTAACAACTATCGTTAATTTTCCTTCCACAACAGTTAAAAAACAATTATTTGCACTATTTCCCGAGGGGTGGGGTTTTTTTACTAAAAGCCCGAGAGAAACAATGGTTGATATATATAAAAAACAAGATCAAGAAAATTGGAAACGCGTGAATATTTCGAATAGTTCCAGAAAAAATTTATTTGGCTTTTCACGAAAGGCTAGAGTAATGGGAATAGATATTGACATTATTTTAAGAAATATTGCAAAAGAGGATTTTATAGCATTTACAGGAAATTTTATGAATAATATCCCTGATAGAATATATACTATAGAATATGACAAATCTTTTCAATTCATAAATGTCGGGGAATATTTAATTGTTGAACGAAAAATAATTCCCTGGTTTTATGCACAATCAGCTAAAGAAAAAGATGTCCCCGGCTTAATTATGAGAATAGAGATAAAGTAAAAATGAAATTTTATGAGAATAAAAATTATTCAATATATTAATAAGAGTAATTATAAAGGAATAATATGTCTATATTCTTTGGCAAGAACCTGCTTAGCAATAGGAATATTAATTACATTGTTGTTT contains the following coding sequences:
- a CDS encoding HD family phosphohydrolase, translating into MKDALHNIYRNQSLIYKTFLFLCATAMVVYLFPKAGKFKYEFQKGKTWQYENLYAPFDFPIQKTEEEIESEREEVRANFVPYYSYDSKVVADVAARYKTEYANYFKRKSLEKTGRDFLNVLYSNGVVADETSLPDGQFVNVVKGNEVSLVSKNKIIRTGQMEQVLFRYLEEKGISAYKDEFYNLFSAIVKPNIRENRELSEKALKDELNGIYTTKGMVDRGERIILNGEVVEGEKFEVLRSFQKEYESHLWKGTNYYWIVFGYTILVALAFVMLFLFLWKYRPQILQDNTKVTFIFVNIVVMIFITTIAVKYDGAYVYVVPLCILPIILKAFFDPRLGLFVHVLTVLLLGFIVPNSFEYVFLQVIAGIVTILTVSELYRRANLFVSVGQITLVYMITYFAFTVIHEGNLRNIIWLNFGLFILNGLATLFAQPLIYVYEKLFGLVSDVSLLELSDTNSKLLKELSDKAPGTFHHSLQVANLAEAAANEVRGNAMLVRVGALYHDIGKMNNAVYFTENQTTRVNPHDEISPAESAQIIINHVLDGIELARKNNLPDRVIDFIRTHHGTSAVYYFYKKQLEHDENTRIEDYRYPGPIPFSKETAIVMMSDAVEAASKSLKNPTYTIINEFVEKIVDKQIEDGQFLNANITFKEIESVKKILKRKLTNIYHLRVEYPE
- a CDS encoding site-specific integrase, yielding MQTSTTFSIHFWLKKTAKRKNDQIPVYARITVDGKRADISIKRAVAAKYWVTSTGRVNPHVSGAKHINQYLDDVHARIIEAHRQLHSEGKPITALSIKLRYLGKDRPVTTLAGLIKYHRLNEIDNLEDGTAKNYNATEQYLYNFMQWKFKEKDIKLALINYTLITEFENYLPKYPLKPSQPLNNNGVMKHMERFQKLVGLAFKHGWIGQNPFLPYTLKYDDFDNDFLEDHEIERLKNHIFQDKGLELVRDVFIFSCYTGLCYIEVKLLKKDKIVTGIDGDHWINVKRKKTKTPVKVPLLEQAKEILDKYANYPDISNDYSLLPVFANQTINKYLKRIAKEAGINKHLTFHVARHTFATTITLLNNVPMETVSKLLGHTKLSTTKRYARVLEKKISKDFAQLRTVLKANTKEKPDYELTAYNHLQIVK
- a CDS encoding type IV toxin-antitoxin system AbiEi family antitoxin domain-containing protein, which produces MKLLDEYEIDIFRFDEIESRINTKFSNLNEVLENLVHKELLSRIERGKFCKVNFRDEYVIGAFVANQGAVAYWSALNLHGLTEQFPNTVFIQTPHKKKDKTIFGVDYKFIKIADRKRAGIIKEGYGNHSYELTDVEKTIVDCFDLPQYSGGYAELIRAFASAKLSGKKMITYCQAINNQAATKRMGYLAELLDKKGMKTFIRFAKDQITQTYNPIDPLGPDTGKYNAEWKLKLNITESEIINITNKQY
- a CDS encoding nucleotidyl transferase AbiEii/AbiGii toxin family protein, with protein sequence MILKKEVERIAEQKGVAKTTIDKDWVLGHFVDAIFSIPECRDKLVFKGGTCLKKCYFKNYRFSEDLDFTAIDPDFVLNKKLLDKIVKLVTERTEIPLYVQELKQLKFKDRPTGFSAIVKFWGADHPRNQAPPAPQRWQTSIKIEIILYEAMIFSPENRKVYHEYSDDLTEAAMSIPCYTVQEVLAEKLRALIQRSYTAPRDFYDIWYLSQNVAGLNWQEIVAAFHQKMKFKGLEFNSIDQMINNESDKRLQAAWKNSLGHQIPDKDITYELVKNEVVKLLNDIL
- a CDS encoding tyrosine-type recombinase/integrase; the protein is MPYCINELKLSENLIHSRLNTLKFYKEYLFEGRYGEQYSVRSVQQVFKKAMCHAGINKRDGIHKLRHSYATLLI
- a CDS encoding SdpA family antimicrobial peptide system protein, yielding MNKNDNYKLFSIVVLISLLSILSFYIAMANVTTIVNFPSTTVKKQLFALFPEGWGFFTKSPRETMVDIYKKQDQENWKRVNISNSSRKNLFGFSRKARVMGIDIDIILRNIAKEDFIAFTGNFMNNIPDRIYTIEYDKSFQFINVGEYLIVERKIIPWFYAQSAKEKDVPGLIMRIEIK